Proteins from a genomic interval of Leeia speluncae:
- the glmS gene encoding glutamine--fructose-6-phosphate transaminase (isomerizing) — MCGIVGAVAQRNIVPVLVDGLKRLEYRGYDSAGVAVLTNGSIERVRRVGRVAEMEKAAEEINLNGFLGIGHTRWATHGGVTEPNAHPHVSNGELAVVHNGIIENHEEKRQALKALGYEFTSQTDTEVIAHLVHHHLKSATSLFEAVRLAVKELSGAFAIGVISVKEPETLICARVGCPLLIGLGEGENFVASDVSAVLSATRRVMFLEEGDVAEITANQITIVDLDNHPVERKVHVSDVSLASLELGPYNHFMQKEIHEQPKALSDTIEQVLESGFAPSLFGDHAQNVFEQIDSVQILACGTSYYAGSVARYWVEAIAGVPCSVEIASEYRYRDVVANPKSLIVTISQSGETLDTMEALKYAKSLGHEETLSICNVQESAIPRASKLVFYTRAGAEIGVASTKAFTTQLIALFALAVTLAKFKGKLTAEKETEYLEALRHLPGSVQHALNLEPQIKSWAEKFSPKDHALFLGRGVHYPIALEGALKLKEISYIHAEAYPAGELKHGPLALVDEKMPVVVIAPNDALLEKVKSNMQEVRARGGELFVFADLDSHFSESEGVHVIRTPRHVGVLSPVLHAIPVQLLAYHAALQKGTDVDKPRNLAKSVTVE, encoded by the coding sequence ATGTGTGGGATTGTTGGCGCGGTAGCGCAACGAAATATTGTTCCGGTATTAGTGGATGGTTTGAAGCGTTTGGAATACAGAGGATACGACTCTGCTGGCGTAGCCGTGTTAACGAACGGTTCTATTGAGCGCGTGCGCCGTGTTGGCCGTGTCGCGGAAATGGAAAAAGCAGCTGAAGAGATTAACTTAAACGGATTCTTAGGTATTGGCCATACCCGCTGGGCAACCCATGGCGGCGTTACCGAACCAAATGCACACCCACATGTATCGAATGGTGAGTTAGCTGTAGTACACAACGGTATTATCGAGAACCACGAAGAGAAACGGCAAGCATTAAAAGCACTTGGTTATGAATTTACTTCGCAGACAGATACGGAAGTCATTGCCCATTTGGTGCACCATCATCTCAAGTCGGCTACAAGTCTATTTGAAGCCGTTCGCTTAGCAGTGAAAGAACTGAGTGGTGCATTTGCCATTGGCGTGATTTCTGTGAAAGAACCAGAAACCCTGATTTGTGCACGAGTTGGTTGCCCGCTGTTAATTGGTCTAGGTGAGGGGGAAAACTTTGTGGCGTCTGATGTTTCTGCCGTTTTATCTGCAACCCGTCGTGTGATGTTCTTGGAAGAGGGGGATGTCGCTGAAATTACGGCGAACCAGATCACGATCGTTGACCTAGATAATCACCCTGTGGAACGTAAGGTTCATGTGTCGGATGTCTCTTTGGCTTCATTAGAGCTTGGTCCATACAATCACTTCATGCAAAAAGAGATTCATGAGCAGCCTAAAGCACTCTCTGACACTATTGAGCAAGTATTGGAAAGTGGGTTTGCGCCTTCGCTATTTGGTGATCATGCTCAGAATGTCTTTGAGCAGATTGATAGCGTGCAGATTCTTGCCTGCGGAACGAGTTATTACGCGGGCTCAGTTGCTAGGTATTGGGTAGAGGCAATCGCGGGTGTTCCTTGCTCTGTCGAAATTGCTAGCGAATATCGTTATCGTGATGTGGTCGCGAATCCAAAGTCGCTGATTGTAACGATTTCGCAAAGCGGTGAGACCTTAGATACGATGGAGGCGCTGAAGTACGCCAAATCCCTAGGTCATGAAGAAACGCTTTCTATTTGTAACGTACAGGAAAGCGCGATTCCACGCGCTAGTAAGTTGGTCTTCTATACGCGAGCAGGGGCAGAGATTGGTGTTGCTTCCACCAAGGCGTTTACCACCCAATTAATTGCATTGTTTGCACTTGCCGTGACACTGGCCAAATTTAAGGGCAAATTAACGGCTGAAAAAGAAACTGAATATCTTGAAGCATTGCGCCATTTGCCGGGCAGTGTTCAGCACGCGCTGAATTTAGAACCACAAATTAAGAGTTGGGCGGAGAAATTCTCTCCAAAAGATCATGCTTTATTCTTAGGCCGTGGGGTGCATTACCCAATTGCATTAGAAGGCGCACTGAAGTTAAAAGAGATTTCGTATATTCACGCAGAAGCATATCCCGCAGGCGAACTAAAGCATGGTCCGTTAGCACTGGTAGATGAAAAAATGCCAGTCGTTGTGATTGCGCCAAATGATGCGTTATTAGAAAAGGTGAAATCCAATATGCAAGAGGTGCGTGCCCGTGGCGGTGAATTGTTCGTCTTTGCGGATTTAGATAGCCATTTCAGTGAGTCTGAAGGTGTGCATGTTATCCGCACCCCTCGTCACGTTGGTGTATTAAGCCCTGTCTTGCATGCGATTCCTGTGCAATTGTTGGCGTATCATGCCGCCCTTCAAAAGGGAACCGATGTAGATAAGCCAAGAAACTTGGCTAAGTCGGTAACGGTTGAGTAA
- a CDS encoding DeoR/GlpR family DNA-binding transcription regulator, with protein sequence MTKRNTQQRRHAIATLVQEQGEVSVEELTQRFATSEVTIRKDLALLETSGVLLRRYGGAVSLPNEMVAEAESDKVSLRKQMIARVAAERIRDHNRVIIDSGTTTSAMIPLLGNKQGLVVMTNSLNVASQLRELENEPILLMTGGTWDPHSESFQGQVAEQALRSYDFDQLFIGADGIDLARGTTTFNELVGLSRVMAEVAREVIVMVESEKIGRRIPNLELPWQRIHTLVTDDALNDDARQQIESKGVTVICAPTSADTPRRK encoded by the coding sequence ATGACAAAACGAAACACGCAGCAGCGAAGGCATGCGATTGCAACATTGGTGCAAGAGCAGGGCGAAGTGAGTGTCGAAGAGTTAACTCAGCGTTTTGCCACATCTGAGGTAACGATTCGAAAAGACTTGGCATTACTAGAAACCAGTGGCGTTTTACTTCGTCGATATGGTGGAGCGGTTTCTCTCCCGAATGAGATGGTTGCAGAAGCCGAGTCTGATAAAGTTTCGCTTCGAAAGCAAATGATTGCACGAGTTGCCGCTGAAAGAATCCGTGATCATAATCGCGTGATTATTGATAGCGGGACGACGACCAGTGCAATGATCCCATTGTTAGGCAATAAACAAGGGTTAGTCGTGATGACAAACTCTTTAAATGTGGCTAGCCAATTGCGGGAGCTCGAAAATGAACCCATCCTCTTGATGACCGGAGGAACTTGGGATCCGCATTCCGAGTCTTTTCAAGGACAGGTGGCAGAACAAGCATTGAGATCATATGATTTTGATCAGCTGTTTATTGGCGCAGATGGTATCGATTTAGCACGTGGTACCACCACTTTTAATGAGCTAGTTGGACTTTCTCGCGTTATGGCCGAAGTGGCAAGGGAAGTGATTGTGATGGTGGAGTCAGAAAAGATTGGCCGTCGCATTCCAAATTTAGAATTGCCATGGCAAAGAATACATACACTGGTGACGGATGACGCATTAAATGATGATGCTCGTCAGCAGATTGAATCAAAAGGGGTGACGGTTATTTGTGCACCTACTTCAGCAGATACGCCTAGGAGAAAATAA
- the glmU gene encoding bifunctional UDP-N-acetylglucosamine diphosphorylase/glucosamine-1-phosphate N-acetyltransferase GlmU, with product MTTPLHVVILAGGKGTRMYSKQPKVLHQIGGKPMLEHVIDCAQSLSPEKLIVIYGHGGESVKDAVANPALEWVKQEPQLGTGHAMQCAAPNLTSAGYSLVLYGDVPLLDKQTLQKMLAKVADEQSSVVLLTQFLANPTGYGRIVRDDAGAVTAIVEHKDASEVQLAINEINTGILLLPNSHVHTWLSKLTNNNAQGEYYLTDLIGMAVHDGLVVQTVQPMNEWETLGVNNKIQLAELERHYQSQNALSLMTKGVMLLDPARIDIRGNLTCGQDVVIDVNCVFEGSVILGDDVEIGPNCYLSNCQIAAGTKIAAFSHIDGAEVGQGAKIGPYARLRPGAKLADEVHIGNFVEIKKSQVGLGSKVNHLSYIGDALVGSGVNIGAGTITCNYDGVNKSLTEIGDGAFVGSGSMLVAPVVIGAGSTIGAGSTITKPAPAEQLTVARAKQVSLSNWQRPVKKTS from the coding sequence ATGACTACACCTTTACACGTTGTAATTTTAGCGGGCGGTAAGGGTACGCGCATGTACTCAAAACAGCCTAAAGTTCTTCACCAAATTGGTGGCAAGCCAATGCTTGAGCATGTCATCGACTGTGCACAATCGCTTTCTCCAGAAAAGCTGATTGTGATTTATGGTCACGGTGGTGAGTCAGTTAAAGATGCGGTGGCTAATCCAGCGCTAGAGTGGGTTAAGCAGGAGCCCCAGTTGGGTACAGGTCATGCAATGCAATGCGCCGCGCCTAACTTAACCTCGGCAGGTTATTCGCTGGTGCTATATGGTGACGTGCCGTTGCTAGATAAGCAAACCTTACAAAAAATGTTGGCAAAAGTAGCGGATGAACAGTCTTCGGTCGTTCTGCTGACACAGTTTCTTGCTAACCCTACTGGTTATGGCCGAATTGTTCGTGATGATGCCGGTGCTGTAACAGCCATTGTTGAACATAAAGATGCGTCAGAAGTTCAACTGGCAATAAATGAAATTAACACCGGTATTTTGTTATTGCCCAACTCGCATGTGCATACTTGGTTGTCTAAGTTGACGAATAATAATGCGCAAGGAGAGTACTATTTAACGGATTTAATTGGCATGGCGGTGCATGACGGACTTGTTGTTCAAACTGTTCAGCCAATGAATGAGTGGGAAACACTCGGCGTTAATAATAAAATCCAACTGGCTGAACTTGAACGCCATTATCAGTCACAAAACGCGTTATCGCTGATGACAAAGGGTGTCATGTTGCTTGACCCCGCGAGAATAGATATTCGAGGCAATCTCACTTGTGGACAAGATGTCGTCATTGATGTGAACTGTGTCTTTGAAGGTAGTGTTATCTTAGGTGACGATGTTGAGATCGGGCCGAACTGTTATCTAAGTAATTGCCAAATCGCCGCTGGAACAAAGATTGCAGCCTTTTCGCATATTGATGGTGCTGAAGTGGGGCAAGGTGCAAAAATTGGTCCGTATGCAAGATTGCGACCGGGGGCTAAATTAGCAGATGAAGTGCATATTGGTAACTTTGTAGAGATTAAAAAATCACAAGTTGGCTTAGGAAGTAAGGTAAACCATCTTAGCTATATTGGGGATGCGCTAGTTGGATCTGGTGTCAATATTGGTGCGGGTACAATTACTTGTAACTATGACGGAGTCAATAAGTCGCTTACCGAAATAGGTGATGGCGCGTTTGTTGGTTCTGGCAGCATGTTGGTTGCGCCTGTCGTGATTGGCGCAGGTTCAACAATTGGTGCTGGTTCGACGATTACTAAGCCTGCGCCCGCAGAGCAACTGACGGTAGCGCGTGCTAAACAAGTTAGCTTATCTAATTGGCAACGCCCCGTGAAAAAAACATCCTAA
- a CDS encoding F0F1 ATP synthase subunit epsilon, translating into MAMTMHVDVVSAEQNIFSGTAEFIVAPAEKGEIGVYPRHAPLLTRLKPGLLKIKLQHADEETYIFVSGGLLEVQPHVVTVLADTALRGADLDEARASEAKRRAEEALKDKSAAMDLAKAQAELAEAVAQLAAINKLRKRSH; encoded by the coding sequence ATGGCTATGACGATGCATGTAGATGTGGTTAGTGCTGAACAAAACATTTTCTCTGGTACAGCCGAGTTTATCGTTGCACCAGCAGAAAAAGGTGAAATCGGTGTTTACCCACGCCATGCGCCGTTGTTGACGCGTTTGAAACCTGGTCTTCTGAAGATCAAACTCCAGCATGCTGATGAAGAAACATATATTTTTGTTTCTGGTGGCTTGCTGGAGGTGCAGCCCCATGTCGTAACAGTGCTAGCTGATACGGCTCTTCGTGGTGCAGACCTTGATGAGGCTCGTGCATCTGAAGCGAAGCGTCGTGCGGAAGAAGCGCTTAAAGACAAGTCTGCTGCAATGGATCTTGCCAAGGCACAGGCGGAACTCGCTGAGGCGGTGGCTCAACTTGCCGCCATCAACAAGCTGCGCAAACGGTCTCATTGA
- the atpD gene encoding F0F1 ATP synthase subunit beta, producing MSKGKIVQIIGAVVDVEFPRDQMPKVYDALKMSAPELTLEVQQQLGDGVVRSIAMGSTDGLRRGMEVEGTGAGISVPVGAATLGRIMDVLGNPVDEAGDITASDKWAIHRKAPKFDELSSANELLETGIKVIDLLCPFAKGGKVGLFGGAGVGKTVNMMELINNIAKAHSGLSVFAGVGERTREGNDFYHEMKDSNVLDKVAMVYGQMNEPPGNRLRVALTGLTMAEYFRDEVREDGGKGRDVLFFVDNIYRYTLAGTEVSALLGRMPSAVGYQPTLAEEMGRLQERITSTKTGSITSIQAVYVPADDLTDPSPATTFAHLDATVVLSRDIAALGIYPAVDPLDSTSRQLDPLIVGEEHYSVARGVQQTLQRYKELRDIIAILGMDELSPEDKLVVQRARKIQRFLSQPFHVAEVFTGSPGKYVSLKDTISGFKAILSGDYDHLPEQAFYMVGTIDEAVEKAKSLQ from the coding sequence ATGAGCAAAGGTAAAATTGTTCAGATCATTGGTGCGGTGGTTGACGTGGAATTTCCACGTGATCAAATGCCCAAGGTATATGACGCCTTGAAAATGTCTGCGCCTGAGTTGACGCTGGAAGTTCAGCAGCAACTAGGTGACGGCGTGGTGCGTTCTATTGCCATGGGTTCTACCGATGGTCTGCGTCGTGGCATGGAAGTTGAAGGTACTGGCGCTGGTATTTCTGTACCAGTGGGTGCTGCAACTCTAGGCCGTATTATGGACGTATTGGGTAACCCTGTTGACGAAGCTGGTGACATCACTGCTTCTGACAAGTGGGCTATCCACCGTAAAGCACCAAAGTTCGACGAGCTATCTTCAGCTAACGAACTATTGGAAACTGGTATTAAAGTTATTGACTTGCTATGTCCATTCGCTAAGGGTGGTAAAGTGGGTCTGTTCGGTGGTGCCGGTGTAGGTAAAACCGTTAACATGATGGAACTGATCAACAACATTGCTAAGGCTCACAGTGGTCTTTCAGTGTTTGCTGGTGTAGGTGAGCGTACCCGTGAAGGTAACGACTTCTATCATGAAATGAAGGACTCTAACGTTCTAGATAAAGTGGCCATGGTTTATGGTCAGATGAACGAGCCTCCTGGTAACCGTCTGCGCGTTGCGTTGACTGGTCTTACTATGGCTGAGTACTTCCGTGACGAAGTTCGCGAAGATGGCGGCAAAGGCCGTGACGTTCTATTCTTCGTGGATAACATCTACCGTTACACACTAGCCGGTACTGAAGTATCTGCGCTATTGGGTCGTATGCCTTCTGCTGTGGGTTATCAGCCTACACTAGCGGAAGAAATGGGCCGTCTACAAGAGCGTATTACTTCTACTAAGACAGGTTCTATTACATCTATTCAGGCCGTTTACGTTCCTGCGGATGACTTGACTGACCCGTCTCCAGCTACAACGTTCGCTCACTTGGATGCGACCGTGGTTCTGAGCCGTGATATTGCTGCATTGGGTATCTACCCAGCGGTTGACCCACTAGACTCTACCTCACGTCAGCTAGATCCGTTGATCGTGGGCGAAGAGCACTACTCAGTAGCTCGTGGTGTTCAGCAAACCTTGCAGCGTTACAAAGAATTGCGTGACATTATTGCGATTCTGGGTATGGACGAGTTGTCACCAGAAGATAAATTGGTGGTTCAACGCGCTCGTAAGATCCAGCGTTTCTTGTCTCAGCCATTCCACGTAGCGGAAGTGTTTACCGGTAGCCCTGGTAAGTACGTATCACTGAAAGATACCATTTCTGGCTTCAAGGCTATCTTGAGTGGTGATTACGACCATCTGCCAGAACAGGCATTCTACATGGTCGGTACCATTGATGAGGCTGTAGAAAAAGCCAAGTCTCTTCAGTAA
- the atpG gene encoding F0F1 ATP synthase subunit gamma → MAGGKEIRNKIKSVQNTQKITRAMEMVAASKMRRAQDRMRAARPYGEKIRTVAANLSQATKDYMHPFLVTRPTVKRVGVIVVTSDKGLCGGLNTNVLRLLTQRMKAWQGQNVDVDVCAIGGKGFGFMQRIGASVVSNATHLGDTPHLDQLIGPVKVMLDAFIEGKIDELHVVYTKFINTMRQEPVAEQLLPVKAETLKNEQSHNWEYLYEPDARIVIDELLLRYVEALVYQAVAENMASEQSARMVAMKAASDNAGTVIDELKLVYNKTRQAAITKELSEIVAGAAAV, encoded by the coding sequence ATGGCAGGCGGAAAAGAGATTCGCAACAAGATCAAGAGCGTGCAAAACACGCAAAAGATCACTCGTGCGATGGAAATGGTTGCCGCATCCAAAATGCGCCGTGCGCAAGACCGGATGCGGGCTGCCCGCCCTTACGGTGAAAAGATCCGCACCGTTGCCGCTAATCTGTCGCAAGCCACCAAGGATTACATGCATCCTTTCTTGGTTACTCGCCCAACCGTTAAACGTGTTGGTGTGATTGTAGTAACCTCTGACAAGGGTCTTTGTGGTGGCTTGAATACCAACGTGTTGCGTTTGTTGACGCAGCGCATGAAAGCCTGGCAAGGCCAAAACGTCGATGTAGATGTATGTGCAATCGGCGGTAAAGGCTTCGGCTTTATGCAGCGTATCGGCGCTAGCGTGGTATCCAATGCGACTCACTTGGGTGACACACCGCATTTGGATCAATTAATTGGTCCAGTGAAGGTGATGCTGGATGCATTCATCGAAGGCAAAATCGACGAACTGCACGTTGTATACACCAAGTTTATCAACACAATGCGTCAAGAGCCTGTTGCTGAGCAATTACTGCCAGTAAAAGCTGAAACGCTGAAAAATGAGCAATCCCATAACTGGGAATATCTGTATGAACCAGATGCTCGTATCGTGATTGATGAACTGTTGCTTCGTTATGTTGAAGCTTTGGTATACCAGGCTGTAGCCGAGAACATGGCATCTGAGCAAAGTGCTCGTATGGTTGCTATGAAAGCTGCATCTGACAACGCAGGTACTGTGATTGATGAGCTGAAACTGGTTTATAACAAAACCCGTCAAGCTGCAATTACAAAAGAACTGTCTGAGATTGTTGCGGGGGCAGCAGCGGTCTAA
- the atpA gene encoding F0F1 ATP synthase subunit alpha — protein MQLNPSEISELIKNKIQNLSAGSESRTQGTVVSVTDGIVRVHGLSDVMQGEMLEFPNNTFGLALNLERDSVGAVVMGDYEHITEGNEVKCTGRILEVPVGPELVGRVVNALGQPIDGKGPINAKASSPIEKIAPGVIARQSVSQPMQTGIKAIDAMVPVGRGQRELIIGDRQTGKTAVAIDAIINQKGTGVICIYVAIGQKASSIANVVRKLEEHGALGHTIIVAASSSESAAMQFIAPYAGCAMGEYFRDRGEDALIVYDDLSKQAVAYRQISLLLRRPPGREAYPGDVFYIHSRLLERAARVNAEYVEKLTNGEVKGKTGSLTALPIIETQAGDVSAFVPTNVISITDGQIFLETDLFNSGIRPAINAGISVSRVGGAAQTKAVKKLSGGIRTDLAQYRELAAFAQFASDLDEATRKQLERGRRVTELMKQGQYAPMKVSEMTLTLFGVNKGYYDDVAVEKCLAFEAAFLSYVKANHPQVLADVDSTNELSGDNEKVLASALVEFKKTATY, from the coding sequence ATGCAACTGAATCCATCTGAAATCAGCGAGCTGATTAAGAACAAGATCCAGAACCTGTCTGCAGGTTCGGAATCTCGTACACAAGGTACGGTTGTGTCGGTAACTGACGGTATCGTTCGTGTTCACGGTCTATCAGACGTGATGCAGGGCGAGATGTTAGAGTTCCCGAACAACACTTTCGGTCTAGCACTGAACTTGGAGCGTGACTCCGTTGGTGCTGTGGTGATGGGCGATTATGAGCACATCACTGAAGGCAACGAAGTTAAATGTACCGGCCGTATTCTAGAAGTACCTGTAGGTCCTGAATTGGTAGGCCGCGTGGTTAACGCGCTAGGTCAACCAATCGACGGCAAAGGCCCGATCAACGCTAAGGCTTCTTCTCCAATCGAGAAGATTGCTCCAGGCGTTATTGCTCGTCAGAGCGTTTCTCAGCCAATGCAAACTGGTATCAAAGCGATTGACGCAATGGTTCCGGTTGGTCGTGGTCAGCGTGAGTTGATCATTGGTGACCGTCAAACTGGTAAAACAGCGGTTGCGATCGATGCGATCATCAACCAAAAAGGTACCGGTGTAATTTGTATTTACGTAGCGATTGGCCAGAAGGCTTCTTCTATCGCTAACGTGGTACGTAAATTGGAAGAGCACGGCGCATTGGGTCACACCATCATCGTTGCTGCATCTTCTTCTGAATCTGCTGCGATGCAATTCATTGCACCTTATGCTGGTTGTGCAATGGGTGAGTACTTCCGCGATCGCGGTGAAGATGCGCTAATTGTTTATGACGATTTGTCTAAGCAAGCGGTTGCATACCGTCAGATTTCTCTGTTGTTACGTCGTCCACCTGGTCGTGAAGCGTACCCTGGTGACGTATTCTACATTCACTCTCGTTTGCTAGAGCGTGCAGCTCGTGTAAATGCAGAATATGTAGAAAAACTAACCAACGGTGAAGTGAAAGGCAAAACTGGTTCTCTAACCGCATTGCCAATCATTGAAACCCAAGCTGGTGACGTATCTGCATTCGTTCCAACCAACGTGATTTCCATTACTGACGGTCAGATCTTCTTGGAAACTGACTTGTTCAACTCTGGTATCCGTCCAGCGATCAACGCGGGTATTTCTGTTTCTCGTGTGGGTGGCGCAGCGCAAACTAAAGCGGTTAAAAAGTTGTCTGGTGGTATCCGTACCGACTTGGCACAGTACCGTGAACTAGCAGCGTTTGCTCAGTTTGCTTCTGATTTGGATGAAGCAACACGTAAGCAGTTGGAGCGTGGTCGTCGTGTGACTGAGTTGATGAAGCAAGGTCAATACGCGCCAATGAAAGTCTCTGAAATGACCCTAACACTGTTCGGTGTTAACAAGGGTTATTACGATGACGTTGCTGTCGAAAAGTGTCTGGCATTTGAAGCTGCCTTCTTGTCATACGTAAAAGCTAATCACCCACAAGTGTTGGCTGACGTTGACAGTACAAACGAATTGTCTGGTGACAATGAGAAAGTACTAGCTTCTGCGCTGGTTGAGTTCAAAAAGACTGCAACCTACTAA
- a CDS encoding F0F1 ATP synthase subunit delta produces MAEIVTVARPYAEAAFKLSNELGQLAAWDDALRLLVAVVQNEQVADVIGNPNISGSQVESLLLDIVSDKVSSEVKNFVRVLVENKRLVLLPEISRQFAELKLKAENSIDASIVSAFPLTDAQLGELTAQLVKRFDRQIRAQVTVDPELLGGVKITVGDVVVDASVRGKLQAMAYGLKS; encoded by the coding sequence ATGGCAGAAATCGTTACCGTTGCGCGCCCATATGCAGAGGCTGCATTCAAGCTATCTAATGAGCTTGGACAGTTGGCTGCTTGGGACGACGCTTTGCGTCTGTTGGTGGCGGTGGTTCAGAATGAACAGGTTGCTGATGTTATCGGCAATCCAAACATCTCTGGATCGCAGGTCGAGTCTCTGCTGCTGGATATCGTGAGTGACAAAGTCTCTTCAGAAGTGAAGAACTTTGTGAGGGTGCTTGTGGAAAACAAGCGTCTGGTCTTGTTGCCAGAAATCTCTCGTCAATTTGCCGAGCTAAAGCTCAAGGCAGAAAACTCTATCGATGCCAGCATCGTGTCCGCCTTCCCGCTGACTGATGCCCAACTAGGTGAGCTCACAGCCCAACTGGTAAAACGGTTTGATCGCCAGATTCGCGCGCAGGTGACGGTAGACCCTGAACTATTAGGCGGGGTTAAAATCACTGTCGGAGACGTCGTTGTCGACGCATCCGTTCGCGGCAAGCTGCAGGCGATGGCCTATGGGCTCAAAAGTTAG
- a CDS encoding F0F1 ATP synthase subunit B, which yields MDINASLLGQMITFAILVVFTMKFVWPPLTQMMDERAKRISEGLAAAEKGKHDLENAEKRAAEKLRESKGQAAEIIALAEKRAAQIVDEAKQAAKAEGERQLAAAEAEVEQVMARAKEELRQQVAALAVTGAEKILRREIDAKAHADLLENIKAEL from the coding sequence ATGGATATCAATGCCTCGTTGTTAGGGCAAATGATCACCTTCGCTATTTTGGTGGTCTTTACCATGAAGTTTGTTTGGCCTCCGCTGACCCAGATGATGGACGAGCGCGCTAAGCGTATTTCTGAAGGTCTGGCTGCTGCGGAAAAAGGCAAGCATGACCTAGAAAATGCTGAAAAGCGTGCCGCGGAAAAACTGCGCGAATCAAAAGGTCAGGCTGCGGAAATCATCGCTCTGGCAGAAAAACGTGCTGCGCAGATTGTTGATGAGGCAAAACAGGCTGCTAAAGCAGAAGGTGAGCGTCAGCTTGCTGCTGCTGAGGCTGAAGTCGAGCAAGTAATGGCTCGTGCTAAGGAAGAACTACGTCAGCAAGTAGCTGCTCTTGCAGTGACTGGCGCAGAAAAAATCCTACGTCGTGAAATCGACGCTAAGGCACATGCTGATTTGCTTGAAAACATCAAAGCGGAATTGTAA
- the atpE gene encoding F0F1 ATP synthase subunit C, producing the protein MQALIAQLQGYTVLAAAFIIGLAAIGTAIGFALLGGKFLEASARQPELIPVLQTKLFIIAGLLDAISMIGVGVAMLYTFNNPFIAAVKAAVGA; encoded by the coding sequence ATGCAAGCACTGATCGCTCAACTGCAGGGCTACACTGTTCTAGCAGCAGCTTTCATCATCGGTCTGGCCGCTATCGGTACAGCTATCGGTTTCGCTCTGTTAGGTGGCAAGTTCTTGGAAGCATCTGCACGTCAGCCAGAATTGATTCCAGTTTTGCAAACAAAACTGTTCATTATTGCTGGTCTATTGGACGCGATCTCTATGATCGGTGTTGGTGTTGCTATGCTTTACACCTTCAACAACCCGTTCATCGCTGCGGTTAAGGCTGCTGTTGGCGCCTAA
- the atpB gene encoding F0F1 ATP synthase subunit A: MSQEAHHGPANATEYIQHHLTFLTPDPHTHQGFHLDTFWIALVLGLLFVGVFSLVARKASVEKPGRLQCLVEIIIEMVDKQIKDAFHGKSKVIAPLSLTIFCWVFLMNAMDFLPVDLLPWIANHVFGIAYLRVVPTADVNQTFAMSISVMFLIIGFSIAAKGPGGYVKELFTAPFHASSTGMTIVLAPVNFAFQLIELLAKPISLALRLFGNMYAGELIFILIAMLPMSVQWILGGPWAIFHILVVTLQAFVFMMLTIVYLSLAVEDH; encoded by the coding sequence ATGTCTCAAGAAGCACATCACGGGCCGGCGAATGCCACCGAGTATATTCAGCACCACTTGACGTTCCTTACGCCAGATCCGCATACCCATCAAGGTTTTCACTTGGATACCTTCTGGATTGCATTGGTTCTAGGTTTGCTATTTGTTGGCGTATTCAGCCTGGTTGCACGCAAGGCCAGCGTAGAAAAGCCTGGTCGTTTACAGTGCTTGGTTGAAATCATCATCGAGATGGTTGATAAGCAGATCAAAGATGCATTCCACGGTAAGAGTAAAGTAATTGCGCCATTGTCACTCACGATTTTCTGCTGGGTGTTCTTAATGAACGCAATGGACTTCTTGCCGGTTGACTTACTGCCTTGGATTGCTAATCACGTATTTGGTATTGCTTACCTACGTGTTGTTCCTACTGCAGACGTAAACCAAACATTTGCAATGTCAATTTCTGTCATGTTCCTAATTATCGGCTTCTCTATTGCCGCTAAAGGTCCTGGTGGATACGTTAAAGAGTTATTTACTGCGCCATTCCATGCTTCAAGCACAGGTATGACGATCGTGTTGGCGCCAGTTAACTTTGCTTTCCAGTTAATCGAATTGCTTGCTAAGCCAATTTCTCTGGCGTTGCGGTTGTTCGGTAACATGTATGCTGGTGAATTGATTTTCATCTTGATCGCTATGCTGCCAATGAGCGTGCAATGGATCTTGGGTGGGCCTTGGGCAATCTTCCACATTTTAGTGGTTACCCTACAGGCATTCGTGTTCATGATGTTGACCATTGTTTACCTCAGCCTAGCGGTTGAAGATCATTGA